In one window of Nicotiana tabacum cultivar K326 chromosome 12, ASM71507v2, whole genome shotgun sequence DNA:
- the LOC107769861 gene encoding pentatricopeptide repeat-containing protein At3g22150, chloroplastic encodes MRLTMSSSALPLPFSSSTFSQSPASLTLTHHPNFSSLLHSDTLTDEQQCTVKNESKPRTIRYRLGELCRQGQPHLARQLFDTIPQPSTVLWNTIIIGFICNNMSHEAISFYSRLKHVGSSTCDQYTFSSVLKACAETKRILVGKAVHCHILRSGIHPSRIVCNSLLNMYSTCLGFENGSRCDLVERVFTTMRKRNVVAWNTIFSWYVKRKRFSEAVRCFVMMMRIGIKPTVFSFVNVFPAVSEIGDVRVADVLYGSLVKLGNEYVNDLFVVSAAIVMYADIGCIDLASRIFENSCERNTEIWNSMISGYIQNNFPFKALDLFLGAVEAEDGVPIDDVTFVSALTATSQLQNLEFAQQLHACLIKKCMDSQVILLNAMVATYSRCNRVGDSFKVFSGMEERDIVSWNTMVSALVQNGLDDEALMLVYEMQKLGVAIDAITITILLSAASNLRDRTIGKQTHAYLLRHNIQFEGMESYLIDMYAKSSMIREAQAIFQSNCTNDKDQATWNAMIAGNTQNGLIEQSFVDFKEMLEQNVKPNAVTLASLLPACSQSGSIAIGKQLHCFAIRNLFENNVYVVSALVDMYSKSGSIHYAESIFLKSPEKNYVTYTNMILGYGQHGMGKKALALFYSLQENGLKPDAVTFVAILSACSYTGLVDEGLQIFELMDEEYGIQPSAEHYACVVDMLGRVGRLDEAHNFAKQLGEEGNVLGIWGSLLAACRVHRNFELGKIVSSKLLELEGSDRISGYHVLLSNIYAEEGNWQSVDNVRRGMRKMGLSKEVGCSWIGTSGYPSCFVSRDRKHPQSDMIYDMLGHLTINMKDVGYKPNLELIEEWMYGLQE; translated from the coding sequence ATGCGTTTGACAATGTCCTCCTCAGCTCTTCCTCTTCCTTTCTCTTCCTCAACTTTCTCCCAATCCCCAGCTTCTTTAACCTTAACCCATCACCCAAACTTCTCTTCTCTACTCCACAGCGACACTCTCACCGACGAACAACAATGCACTGTAAAAAACGAGTCCAAACCCAGAACAATTCGTTACCGTTTAGGTGAACTGTGTAGACAAGGCCAACCCCATCTCGCACGCCAACTGTTCGACACAATTCCTCAACCAAGTACTGTCCTATGGAACACAATTATCATTGGTTTTATCTGTAACAACATGTCCCATGAAGCCATTTCATTCTATTCCCGATTGAAACATGTGGGTTCATCGACATGTGATCAGTATACTTTTTCTTCTGTTCTCAAAGCTTGCGCTGAGACGAAACGGATTCTTGTAGGTAAAGCCGTGCACTGCCACATTCTTCGCTCGGGTATTCACCCTAGTAGGATTGTGTGTAATTCTTTGTTGAATATGTATTCCACTTGTCTCGGATTCGAAAATGGTTCTCGTTGTGATTTAGTTGAAAGGGTGTTTACAACTATGCGTAAAAGAAATGTTGTTGCTTGGAATACCATATTTTCGTGGTATGTTAAAAGGAAGAGGTTTTCGGAAGCAGTTAGGTGTTTTGTTATGATGATGAGAATAGGCATTAAGCCGACTGTATTTAGTTTTGTTAATGTTTTTCCTGCTGTCTCTGAAATAGGGGATGTTAGAGTCGCTGATGTTCTTTATGGTTCGCTTGTGAAATTGGGTAATGAATATGTAAATGACTTGTTTGTTGTTAGTGCTGCGATTGTTATGTATGCTGATATTGGTTGCATTGATTTGGCGAGCAGAATATTTGAGAATAGTTGTGAAAGAAATACAGAGATTTGGAACTCTATGATTAGCGGGTACATTCAGAACAATTTTCCTTTTAAAGCACTTGATCTCTTTCTTGGAGCTGTAGAAGCAGAGGACGGTGTTCCTATTGATGATGTGACATTTGTATCCGCTCTTACAGCAACTTCACAGTTGCAGAATTTGGAGTTTGCTCAACAGCTACATGCATGTCTGATAAAGAAATGCATGGATTCACAGGTTATTTTGCTAAATGCTATGGTTGCCACATATTCTAGGTGTAACCGTGTTGGTGATTCCTTTAAAGTTTTTAGTGGAATGGAGGAAAGAGATATAGTGTCGTGGAACACCATGGTGTCTGCTTTGGTACAAAATGGACTTGATGATGAGGCTTTGATGCTAGTATATGAGATGCAAAAGCTGGGGGTTGCAATTGATGCTATAACAATTACTATTCTGCTTTCTGCGGCATCAAATCTCAGGGACAGGACAATCGGTAAACAGACCCATGCTTATCTTCTGAGGCACAATATTCAATTTGAAGGGATGGAGAGTTACCTGATAGACATGTATGCCAAATCTAGCATGATTAGAGAAGCACAAGCAATATTTCAGTCAAACTGCACAAATGATAAAGATCAGGCCACATGGAATGCTATGATTGCTGGAAACACTCAAAATGGATTAATTGAACAATCCTTTGTTGACTTCAAGGAGATGCTGGAGCAGAATGTGAAACCGAATGCTGTTACCTTAGCATCACTTCTCCCAGCATGCAGTCAGTCAGGAAGTATAGCAATAGGCAAGCAGCTACATTGTTTTGCAATTCGCAATTTGTTTGAGAACAATGTTTATGTTGTCTCGGCTTTGGTAGACATGTATTCAAAATCTGGCAGCATTCATTACGCTGAAAGCATTTTTCTAAAATCCCCTGAGAAGAACTATGTGACATACACAAATATGATTTTGGGATATGGCCAGCATGGGATGGGTAAAAAAGCTCTTGCGCTGTTCTACTCTTTGCAGGAGAATGGTTTAAAACCAGATGCTGTTACCTTTGTAGCAATCTTGTCTGCTTGCAGCTACACTGGATTGGTTGATGAAGGCCTTCAAATATTTGAGCTGATGGACGAAGAATACGGGATTCAGCCCTCAGCAGAGCACTATGCTTGTGTGGTTGACATGTTAGGAAGAGTTGGACGGTTGGATGAAGCTCATAATTTTGCTAAACAGTTGGGTGAAGAGGGTAATGTCTTGGGAATATGGGGATCACTCCTTGCTGCCTGCAGAGTCCATAGAAATTTTGAATTGGGGAAAATTGTTTCCAGTAAGCTGCTTGAATTAGAGGGGAGTGACAGAATATCTGGTTATCATGTTCTGCTTTCAAATATATATGCAGAAGAAGGAAACTGGCAGTCTGTCGATAACGTAAGAAGAGGAATGCGCAAAATGGGATTGTCAAAGGAGGTTGGATGTAGTTGGATTGGTACTTCTGGCTATCCAAGCTGTTTTGTGTCTAGAGATAGGAAGCATCCTCAGAGCGACATGATATATGATATGTTGGGTCATTTAACCATCAATATGAAGGATGTTGGTTATAAGCCTAACCTTGAACTTATAGAAGAGTGGATGTATGGGCTACAAGAATAA
- the LOC107769862 gene encoding pentatricopeptide repeat-containing protein At1g31430-like, with translation MCSIRLISSRSINKLTSFSTLINCSPKETLDTKTCIELLKTCKSITQLKQIHAQVIILNFHKRIGILHKLLAFTTDTLQGGDFNYAKKIFTYCHSRTLFMYNVMIKGYVKNGQFKQPLFLFDELRIGGLCPDSFTYPFVFKAIGELKMVKEGEKIHGYVLKSGVWFDNYVGNSVMDMYGLFGCVTSLNKVFDEMTHRDSVAWNILISGFVRCGRYGDAVGVYMKMREKSGVKPDEATIVSTLSACTALKSLELGKEIHRYVVEELGFSVIIGNALVDMYSKCGFLMVARQIFDDMPTKNVICWTSMVSGYVNRGQLDEAGKLFERSPVRDLVLWTTMINGYVQFNRVDDAMNMFRTMQMQRIKPDKYTLVALLTGCAQIGAFEQGEWIRDYMKENKIAITAVVGTALIEMYAKCGCIEKSMEIFDGLKEKDTASWTSIICALAMSGNTKKALELFSQMEQGGFCPDDITFIGVLSACSHGGLVEEGRRYFHSMSRIYGIQPKLEHYGCLIDLLGRAGLLREAEETISMIPKKDNEIIIPIYGALLSACRIYGSVDVGERVAKLLMEIESYDSSTHTLLANTYASAGRWEDVSKVRGTMRDLGVKKSPGCSSIDVNANVYEFIVGH, from the coding sequence ATGTGTTCAATAAGGTTAATTTCTAGTCGTTCTATTAATAAACTTACTAGCTTCTCAACTCTCATCAATTGTTCACCAAAAGAAACACTTGACACTAAAACATGCATTGAACTTCTAAAGACATGCAAATCCATTACACAGCTCAAACAAATCCATGCCCAAGTCATCATCCTCAATTTCCACAAACGCATTGGCATTTTACACAAGCTTTTAGCTTTTACAACTGATACACTCCAAGGAGGAGACTTTAATTACGCCAAGAAAATCTTCACTTATTGTCACAGCCGTACATTGTTCATGTACAATGTAATGATTAAAGGATATGTGAAAAATGGTCAATTTAAACAACCCCTTTTCTTGTTTGATGAATTAAGAATAGGTGGCTTGTGTCCTGATAGTTTTACTTATCCATTTGTGTTTAAAGCTATTGGTGAGTTGAAAATGGTTAAGGAAGGTGAAAAGATTCATGGCTATGTGTTGAAATCCGGTGTTTGGTTTGATAACTATGTTGGTAATTCTGTTATGGATATGTATGGTCTGTTTGGTTGTGTGACGAGCTTGAAcaaagtgtttgatgaaatgaCTCACAGAGATTCGGTCGCATGGAATATATTGATTTCTGGATTTGTGAGATGTGGTAGGTATGGGGATGCTGTTGGAGTTTACATGAAGATGCGGGAGAAAAGTGGTGTTAAGCCTGACGAAGCGACAATTGTGAGTACTTTGTCAGCTTGCACTGCATTGAAAAGCTTGGAACTTGGTAAAGAAATTCATCGATACGTTGTTGAAGAGCTTGGGTTTAGCGTTATTATTGGGAATGCATTAGTGGACATGTATTCTAAGTGTGGATTCTTGATGGTGGCTAGGCAGATTTTTGATGATATGCCAACGAAAAATGTTATATGTTGGACTAGTATGGTTTCTGGGTATGTTAATCGCGGTCAATTGGATGAAGCTGGAAAACTTTTTGAGAGGAGTCCGGTAAGGGATCTAGTTCTGTGGACAACTATGATTAATGGGTATGTGCAATTCAACCGTGTTGATGATGCAATGAATATGTTTCGTACGATGCAAATGCAAAGGATTAAACCTGATAAATACACACTGGTTGCTCTTCTCACTGGTTGTGCTCAGATAGGAGCCTTTGAACAAGGGGAATGGATTCGTGATTACATGAAGGAAAACAAAATAGCTATTACTGCAGTTGTTGGTACTGCCCTTATAGAGATGTATGCAAAGTGTGGTTGCATAGAAAAATCGATGGAAATATTTGATGGATTAAAAGAGAAAGATACTGCATCATGGACTTCAATTATTTGTGCGTTAGCCATGAGCGGGAACACGAAGAAAGCACTGGAACTGTTCTCACAAATGGAACAAGGTGGATTTTGCCCCGATGATATCACGTTTATCGGAGTGTTGAGTGCATGCAGCCATGGGGGCTTGGTAGAGGAAGGCCGCAGGTATTTCCACTCAATGAGTAGGATTTATGGGATTCAGCCAAAGTTAGAACATTATGGTTGTCTGATTGACCTACTTGGTCGTGCTGGGCTCTTAAGAGAAGCTGAAGAAACGATATCTATGATACCGAAAAAAGACAATGAGATTATAATTCCAATATATGGGGCTTTGCTCAGTGCCTGCAGAATTTACGGCAGTGTTGATGTCGGTGAACGTGTGGCTAAACTGCTTATGGAGATTGAATCTTATGATTCTAGCACTCATACGCTTCTGGCAAACACCTATGCATCTGCTGGCAGATGGGAAGATGTATCAAAGGTCAGAGGAACTATGCGAGATTTAGGTGTTAAGAAGTCACCTGGGTGCAGTTCAATTGACGTCAATGCCAATGTGTATGAGTTCATCGTTGGGCATTAA